GGAAATTGTGTATTGTGTATTGTTCTTGACATAAGCTCCTGTTATAGCCTAAAAACTCACAAATTTTGGGGTGAAAATTTTCAAAAAGCACATTTGGGAGGCGGTGATTTAGTCGTGCCAGGAGTAAAAATTCGCGAAGGTGAAAAGTTCGAGCATGCGCTCAGACGCTTTAAAAAGCAGTGTGAGAAGGCAGGCATTCTTTCTGAACTGCGTACAAGACAGCATTATG
The nucleotide sequence above comes from bacterium. Encoded proteins:
- the rpsU gene encoding 30S ribosomal protein S21, whose product is MPGVKIREGEKFEHALRRFKKQCEKAGILSELRTRQHYEKPSVKRKRKSEAARKKRQRGY